TCAAGATTCAAAAGCAAATTATAAATATACGACGATAAAGCTAGGAGTTTCTGAAGCAAATTGCGGAAATATATGCACCGTATGAAATGCACTCATATTAAGTAGGTTACAGCCCATAAGGAAAAGCCTTTCTCTTTCATCTCCAGTAACATTATGAACAAAGGATATTAGAAATTGCGATGTAAAAGAAATTGATTATTTATAGCGACATAGCGAGTCATCCAAATAATAACATTTCTAGAGCATAACAAATACAAAATGCTGGGGACAAGAGTGAAGGTGACAACTCCGTCTTTACTTTAAAACTACAAATTTTGTGATACTAACCATAATATGATTGTAAAATTGTCATTTAAATGCACTCCTCAACTTAGCACTTCTTCGCAAAAACACAATTATAAGCAGTTATTTCGTAACTAATTGTAACGCAATTTGGTTTTATTAGCAGTAAACCTTGTGTGATATTTTCATATGTTCACTCTTCACtcgtatatttttttctttcatcgACAACACCACAGATAAGGTAGAAATCGATAGCTCGCTCAGATATTCTTTTTTTAAGGATGTTTTGCACGATGCAGGTAGCTAAACTAAATGAACTAAGTGAAGCGAGTGCAATAGGTTTGGTCAAattatgtaaactctacgagttaatacgtgcagcttggtgCCAGAGTTGGCAACATGCACACTAGCGTCCTATGATTGATcaaatagtttagtttcatacagtataaaattaaaaaaagtcacatattcttatttttttgttttattccgtctaaaaatgttaaagcacatcaagtaatagcattttctattttaatttactaaaataaaagtctgaacaactGACAACTcgttagatggcgctagtaaaattgttgccgttCCAATGACGTatttatagtatatagtatttggTTTGGTCAAATTGGTCAATTTGTGCAAGCATCGTtatattcatttttatatttttacattggTAACACCAAGACTGACGTTTGCTTGACGTATTTGCTTCTTCTTTACCTGTTGCGGCGAAATCGAAATTTAATGATGAATTAATAGAAAAGAACGAAAAAAAGCGAGTGAAAATTCATCTAACTAGTGTATACCATTGTTGTTAAACGTTACCATGAACAGACGTGAGCCAGAATACCCCGTGGAGTTGGAATCTCAATTTATAATGAGGTTACCGTCGGAGCCAGCTAAAGCCCTTCGTGAGCTTTTGAAATCAGGGGATAATTTTAAAAACAGACTTTCTATTCAATTAGAAAATGATATGAGGCATGGTGAAGTACGCTTTGACCACTGGCTGCTTCATGCAAAGATCGTAGATTTGCCGACTATTATTGAATCACTGAAGACGATTGATAGAAAAAGTGTTTACAAAACTGCGGATATATGTCAGATGATGATATGCAAAGAAGAATTAGACCCTGTGACTACGGAGGATGAGTCACCAAAAAAGAAGAAAGATCCActtaaagttgataaaaaatACCTTCATCCTCACGGCATCACACCACCAACGAAAAACATAAGAAAGAGGCGTTTCCGGAAGACTTTGCGCAAAAAGTGCATGGAAGCTCCTGAAATAGAAAAAGAAGTAAAGAGACTTCTGCGCGCTGACAATGAAGCTGTCAGTGTCACATGGGAGGTGATCCAAGAGGAAGATGAGGTTAAACATGAGCCCAGTGCATCCACATCAACCAAATCTGAG
This genomic window from Leguminivora glycinivorella isolate SPB_JAAS2020 chromosome 1, LegGlyc_1.1, whole genome shotgun sequence contains:
- the LOC125227383 gene encoding transcription initiation factor TFIID subunit 7-like, which produces MNRREPEYPVELESQFIMRLPSEPAKALRELLKSGDNFKNRLSIQLENDMRHGEVRFDHWLLHAKIVDLPTIIESLKTIDRKSVYKTADICQMMICKEELDPVTTEDESPKKKKDPLKVDKKYLHPHGITPPTKNIRKRRFRKTLRKKCMEAPEIEKEVKRLLRADNEAVSVTWEVIQEEDEVKHEPSASTSTKSEKTKAKKEPNIKRDVAESSSKVEDIFGGAVSDSDAEDDNVNVDVDDRLSSYDDHFSDTNSIYGASDFKGGNLATQFKPEMFSSTPGVSEPQASSSHQMDVDMSSQEQFSVDDFLQSEDKSGVSYKLQQISAELEELKQRRQRTQHEIAGLENQTLRQRFQDILQTLNQDIMYKELEYQNLQRQK